The nucleotide window AACCCCGATCGCTTCCAGCAGCATGACCGGCTCGACCACCCCGGAATACCACGCGAACCAGCTCAGATAGGCGCCGCGCTGCGGATGCCCCGGCGGGATGCCGAGCCCCGCTTTCGGGAAGAGGTCGGCCAGATACAGCATGATCGCGCTGCTCTCCCAGATCGCGACGCCGTCATGGACGAGGTACGGGACCTTGCCTTCGGGATGCAGGTTGCCGGCATCGCGGTGACCGGAGCCGTCCTGGCGCGGGATGGTGACGATCTCGATCGTCACCTCGTCGAGAGCATCGAGTTCGCGAAGCAGCGCGACGATCCGGGTCGAGCGGCTTTTCGGCGAATGATAGAGGGTCAGCATCGGCGGCATTCCTGTTGGCGGGGTCGACGTCGCCGCTTATAGCGTAGGGCAACTGCCACTTTGCGTCAGTTGAACGATGCCCCGGACGGACCGTCTTTTCCGATTGCTGCAGGCCCTGCGCATGCTTCCGGCGCCGGTGACGGCGGCTCGGCTGGCGGAGGAAACCGGCGTGTCCCTCCGTTCGCTCTACCGCGACATCGACGGTCTGCGGGCGGCCGGAGCCCATATCGAGGGCGAGCGCGGCTACGGCTATCGCCTGATCGAGGACGGCGCGTTGCCGCCGCAGATGTTCGACCGGATCGAGATCGAAGCCCTGGTGCTCGGTCTGTCCGAGGTCGCGCATATGGGCGATCCGGCACTAGCGAAGGCGGCTGCCGCAGTGCTGGCCAAGGTGGCGGCGACCCTGCCGGATGCGAGCCAGCAGCACCTTCTCCATGCGGTCTCTCAGGTCCGCCGGTTCGAGGATCGCTATGTGCCATCCTTCGGCATGGCGACCCTCCGCGAAGGCTGCTGGCGCGAGGAAGCGTTGACGATCCGCTACACCGACAAGGACGAATGCAGCACGGATCGGACGATCTGGCCGCTCGCGATCGTCTATCTCGACCGCAAGCTGGTCGTCCTCGCCTGGTGCTGCCTGCGCGAGGCGCACCGGATGTTCCGCGCCGACCGTATCGTCGCCGCCGAACTGGCCGGCACGAGCTTCCGGCCGAGGCGGGTCGCGCTGCTCCGCGATTATCTCGGCCAGTTGAGGCGCGGGGCCTCGACCGCGCC belongs to Methylobacterium sp. 77 and includes:
- a CDS encoding YafY family protein, which encodes MPRTDRLFRLLQALRMLPAPVTAARLAEETGVSLRSLYRDIDGLRAAGAHIEGERGYGYRLIEDGALPPQMFDRIEIEALVLGLSEVAHMGDPALAKAAAAVLAKVAATLPDASQQHLLHAVSQVRRFEDRYVPSFGMATLREGCWREEALTIRYTDKDECSTDRTIWPLAIVYLDRKLVVLAWCCLREAHRMFRADRIVAAELAGTSFRPRRVALLRDYLGQLRRGASTAPEPGRPQGGT
- a CDS encoding glutathione S-transferase family protein, with translation MLTLYHSPKSRSTRIVALLRELDALDEVTIEIVTIPRQDGSGHRDAGNLHPEGKVPYLVHDGVAIWESSAIMLYLADLFPKAGLGIPPGHPQRGAYLSWFAWYSGVVEPVMLLEAIGVSHPAIASTFRSGAEVRRRLAAALAEGPFLFGDRFTAADMLLHSPYAWFGKPGEPILDAWIERCMARPGPAFAAEFDAGHALS